Genomic window (Arcobacter aquimarinus):
GAATCTCTACTTAGCTTTTTTTATGGAATAAGAATGGACTCTATATTAATAGGAATTATTCTAACTCCTATAATAATATCTATAACTTTAATACCTAAATATTTTAAAAAAACTATTTCAAAAATTTTATATTTTTATCTATTTTTTTGGATGATATTTTTAATATTTATTGAAAATGCAACTTTTCCTTTTTTTCTTCAATATGATGTTAGACCAAATTATCTATTTTTGGAGTATCTTGAATATCCTCATGAAATAGCTTCTTTACTATTTAAAGATTATAAATTAGAACTTTTAATTTCATTTATAATGATGATTTTAGCTTCTATAGTTTTTTTAAAAAAAGATTTCATTAATTTTGAAAATTCTTTTAAAACCTCTTATTTAAAAAGATTAATACTATTTATACCTTTAGTTTTAATAGCTTTTTTAATGATTCGCTCTTCTATAGGACATCGACCTGCAAATATTTCTGATGCACTTTATAGTTCTAACAGAGTTTTAAATGAAATAACAAAAAACTCTCTTTATAATGTCGGTTATGCCTTTTATAGTTACAAAAAAAATGAAAAAAATCTTGCTGATAAATATGGAAAAGTTTCTATTTTGGAAGCTTATAACTTAGTTTCAAATACTCTTAATATAGATTTTAATGATGCATCTAAACCTTTTAATAGGTTAGAAAAAACTCATTTTAAAACAGATAAACCAAAAAATTTAGTAATTTTTGTTCAAGAAAGTATGGGTGCACAATTTACTTCTTTTGCAGGTGAAGAAAAAGATTTAACTCCAAATTTAAATAATTTAGCAAATAAAAATTTAGCTTTTACAAATCTTTATGCAAATGGAACAAGAAGTGTGAGAGGATTAGAAGCTTTAACTTCTGGTTATTTACCTATTATTGGAGATAGTGTTATTAAAAGAAATAAATCTCAAAGTGATTTTCTTACTATTGCAAAACTATTAAAACCTTTTGGTTACAAATCTAGTTTTATTTATGGAGGAGAAGGAAGATTTGACAATATGAGAAATTGGTATTTAGGAAATGGTTTTGATGAAGTAATTGAACAAAAAGATTTTAAAAATCCACTTTTTACAAGTACTTGGGGAGTTAGTGATGAGGATTTAGTTATAAAAGCAAATGAAAAATTTAAAGAATACAATAAAAATAAAGAACCTTTTGTAACAGTAATGTTTTCACAATCAAATCATGCTCCATTTGAATTACCTGATAATAAAATAGAATTTATAGAAAATCTTCCAAAAAATGATGTAAAAAATGCAATAAAATATGCTGATTTTGCAATAGGAAAATTCTTTGAACTTGCACAAAAAGAAGAATATTATAAAGATACAGTTTTTGTTGTAGTTGCTGATCATAATGTAAGAACTTATGGAGATGAAACTATTCCTATTTCAACTTTTAAAATACCTGCAGTGATAATAGCTTCAAATATCAAACAACAGTTTTATAACAACTTATCTTCTCAACCTGATGTTTTAGCAACTGCTCTTGATTTAATAGGTTTAGATTTACAATACCCAATCTTAGGTAATTCAATTTTTAATGATAAAAAGAATAATATTAATTTTATGCTTTTTAATGATACTTATGCTTTTAGAAAAGATAATGAAGTGGCTGTTTTAATTCCAAATAAAGAGGCTAAAACGTTTTATTATAAAGATTCAAAATTACAAGAAAAAGAACATAATAAAAATTTAGAAAATACAGCACTTGCACTAATTCATGTTCTAAGTGATATGTATGAAAAAAAACTTTACAGATAAAGGATTTACTTTGATAAAAATCTCTTCACAGTATAAACTAATATTTTTTACTTCAATATTTTTTACTCTTTTTTATAATTTTTCATTCTTTAAAAATATTATAAATGTATATGGTTTTGAAGGTTTTAATAAAATCTATATTATTTCAACTATTATTTTATTAATTTCAGTATTTACACTATTTTTCACTCTATTTGCTTCAAAATATACCACAAAAACAATTTTAATTTTAACTCTTTTTATCTCATCATTTACAGCTTATTTTATGGATAGTTATAATGTAGTAATTGATAGTGAAATGATAAGAAATAGCTTACAAACAAACCTTGATGAGTCATTAGATTTATTTAACTTAAAACTAATAGTTTATGTATTTTTTCTAGGAATAATCCCAAGTTTTATAATTTTAAAAACAAAAATCACTTATAACTCAACAAAAATAGAGATATATAAAAAATTTCAAACTATCTTTTTTTCACTTACAATAATTGGTTTAATTTTATTTAGTTTTACTAAATTTTACACTTCATTTTTTAGAGAACATAAACCTTTAAGATATAGCGTAAATCCTATTTATTGGATTTATAGTGTTGGAAATTATATAAATAAAACTATAGATTCTAAACCTTTGGAGTTAAAACAAATAGGAATTGATGCAAAAATTGTAGAAAATGAAGAGATAGAAAAACCAGAACTAATTATTATGGTTTTAGGTGAAGCTTCAAGAGCCGATAGATTTTCTTTAAATGGCTATGAAAAAGAGACAAATCCTCTTTTAAAAAATGAAGAAGTTGTAAGTTTTTCAAATATCTCTTCATGTGGAACTTCAACAGCTTATAGTGTTCCTTGTATGTTCTCTATTTTCGATAGAACACAATATGACTATAAAAAAGGAATAAGTACTCAAAATGTTCTTGATGTTTTAAAAAACACAAAAGATGTTGAAATTTTGTGGAGAGATAATAATTCGGATTCAAAAGGTGTTGCTCTAAGAGTAGATTATGAAGATTTTAAAAATCCAGAAATAAATACAAAATGTGATGAAACAGAGTGTAGAGATGAAGGAATGATTATTGGTCTTGATAAATATATCAAAAATCATCCAAATAAAGATATTTTAATTGTTCTTCACCAAATGGGTAATCACGGACCTGCATATTATAAAAGATATCCAAAAGAGTTTGAAAAATTCACTCCTGTTTGTAAAACAAATCAGTTAGAAAACTGTACACAAGAAGAAGTAAGTAATGCTTATGATAATGCCATTTTACATACTGATTATTTTCTATCTGAAGTTATAAAATTTTTAAAACCCTATTCAAAAGATTACGAAGCCGCAATGTTTTATATGAGTGACCATGGAGAGAGTTTGGGTGAAAATGGACTTTATTTACACGGTATGCCTTATTTTATTGCACCAAAAGAGCAAACAAATGTAGCTTCAATTTTTTGGGCAAGCCAAAGTTTAAAAGAAGAGGATATAGATATAGAAAAACTAAAAACTTATAAAGATAAAGAATTTTCGCAAGATAATTTATTTCACTCATTACTAGGACTTTTTGAAGTTCAAAGTGAAGTTTACAACAAAAAGATGGATATTTTCAATGATGCAAGAAAAAATAAATAAGCAAATAGCAATTACAACTATTTTTTTAATAGTTGTTATTTGCATATTTGAATTTACAAATTTAGATATTTTTATTCAATCGTTTTTTTATGATTTTAATACAAAAACTTGGCTTATAGACAAAAATGAGCCTATTTTGAAACTCTTTTTTTATGATGGATTTAAAAAGATTTTTATATTTTTTTCTATTTTAGTTTTGATTTCTTTAATTTTTTTTAGAAAAACAAATCTAATAAAAGAGTATAAAAAAGGTCTATTAATTGTTTTATTATCAACTATTTTTATTCCAACAATTGTAGTATCATTAAAAAACAATACAAATACTCCTTGTCCTTGTAATTTGGCTATTTTTGGAGGAGACTATCCAAATATAAAACTATTTGATTCTTATCCAAAAGATTTTATACAAGAATCAAAAATCAAATGTTGGCCAGCAGGTCATGCAAGTATGGGATTTTCTTTAATGGCACTGTTTTTTTTGTTTAAAACAGCTTCAAATCAAAAAAAAGCTTTAATTATATCTATAATATTAGGATGTGTAACAGGTGCATATAAAATGCTTTTAGGTGACCATTTTTTAAGCCATACCTTGGTAACCATGATTTTAGCTTGGCTTATAATTTTAATAATAGTAAAAATAATAAAAGGAAAAGACTTTGAGAAATCAACCAAAATATAATTTTTTTAAAAATACATCTTATGCAATAAAAGGTTTAATAGATTTAATTAAAAATGAAACTTCATTTAAAATAGAACTAATAATTACCTTACTTTTAATTCCTGTTATTATTTTTATTGATACCAATTTGACAAATAAAGCTTTAATGTTTATAACTTTAATGGGAATGATTCTAGCTGAAACTATAAATAGTGCAATTGAAAGAACTGTTGATTTAGTAACCCTAGAACACCATGAAATGGCAGGACGAGCTAAAGATGTGGGAAGTGCTATTGTATTTATTAGTATTTTTATTTTTGTAATTACTTGGCTAATACTCTTAATAGATATTTTGTAAAGAAATTGTCAAGAAACTTAACAACTTAATTTTAAACTATTCTTCTAAACTTCTATATGTAAAAGGAGGAGAAATTATGAAAATTTTACTAATTAGTGCATTGATTGCTACTTTTAGCTTTAGTGCTGTTGTTGATGATTATTTAGATTCTTTAAAACAAGAAGTTTTAAAAGAGAATCCTAGTTTTAAAGGTTTTGATGCAAAAAGAGGTGAACAAATTTTTACTTCAAAACATATAGGAAAAAAAGGAAAAGAGATTTCATGTACATCTTGCCATGGAGTAGATTTAAGCAAATCAAATGAAAACTTTTTTACAGGAAAAGTTATTGAGCCACTTTCACCAAAAGCAAATAAAAAAAGGTTCACAGATATAGCTGAAATTGAAAAATGGATGAAAAGAAACTTCAATGACGTTTATGTAAGAGAAGGTACAGCTCTTGAAAAAGGTGATGTAACAACTTACATCATAAATCAATAAGGTAAAAATATGAAAAAATTAATATTTTTAACTTTTAGTGCATCTGTTTTATTTGCTAGTGGTTTAAAAGTTACTGTAGCTCCTGTAAACAATGAACTATATATAAAAGAGTGTGGAAGTTGTCATTTTGCTTATCCTGCTGGACTTTTACCTAGTAATGCTTGGAATAAAATGATGAATGATTTAGATAATCACTTTGGAGATAATGCTAGTGTTGATGAAAAAACTTTTCAATCTCTATCAAAATATCTAAATGATAATAGTGCCGAAAAAAATATGAATTATAAAAGAAGTAAAAAAATAGTTGAAAGTTTAACATCAAATGAAATACCTGATTCTATTTCAACAACTCCTTACATGAAAAAAAAGCATAAAGAAATAAAAAAAGAGTTAATTACTCAAAAAGAAGTAAAGGGACTATTTAATTGTACAGCTTGTCATCAAAATGCAAAAAAAGGTATTTTTAGTGAAGAAGATGTTGATATTCCAAATTATGGAAAATGGGATAAAGATTAAATATGAATAAATCATATATTTGGTCTCTTCCTACTAGAGTTTTTCACGCTCTTTTTGCATTATTTATTATTTTGGCATTTTTAAGTGCTGAGGATGAATGGTTAAATTATCATGCGATAATTGGTTATGGTGTTTTGATTTTAGTTTTTTTTAGAATTTGTTGGGGATTTTTTGGACCTAAATACTCTTTATTTAAAGATTTTCCTACAGGTAAAAAAAATGTAAAAGATTTTTTAAATCACATTTTTGAAGAAAAACAAAAATATATAGGTCACAATCCCCTAGCCTCTTATGTGATGATTTCTATGCTTATAGTGGCTATTTTAGCAGTATTATCAGGTGCATTATTATTTGGAATTCAAGAAGGGAAAGGAGTTTTTTCTTTTTTAAATGATTCATTTTTTAAAAAAATGGAGCTATTTGAAGAGTTACATGAAGTTTTATCAAATCTTTTTATAGCTTTAATAATTGCTCATTTATGTGGAATTTTTGCGGACAAATTCTTACATAAAAAACAAGAGACTTTAAACTCTATAGTTACTGGTTACAAAATTACAAGTGAAAATGAAAGTATAAAATTAAACATTTATCAAAAGATGTTCTCCCTTTTAATGTTTATATTTTTTGTTGGATTTCTTATCTTTAATATTTATAACCCTAAAAATCTTCTTGTAGCTTCAAAATATGAAACTATAGATTACAAAACACAAAATGAACTATTTGTAAAAGAGTGTGCTTCTTGCCACACTCTTTATCCTCCTTCTGTTTTACCTAAAAAATCATGGGAATTAATAATGGCTGATTTAGAAAATCATTTTGGAGATGATGCTTCACTGGATGTTGAATCAAATAAAAATATTTTGGCTTTTTTACTTAAAAATAGTGCTGAGAATTCTACAATGGAGTCAAGTTTCAAATTTTTACAAAGCATAAAAAATCAAGATATAATAGCAATGAGTAAAACAACTTATTGGGAAAAAACCCACAAAGATTTACCCAAAGAGATTTTTAATAATGAAAAAATCAAAAGTAAAGCAAACTGTAAAGCTTGTCATATTGATATTGAAAAAGGACTAATTGAAGATGAAAACATTAAAAATCCTCTTAATTGAAGATGATTTACAAATGCAAAAATTTATTGCAGAATATCTAAAAGATTATGGTTTTGATTGTAACGTATTTGAAAATCCAAAAGATGCCATAGAAAACTTTAAAAAAGAGGATTATGAGCTTATAATTCTTGATTTAATGCTTCCTGATATGGATGGATTTGATTTATTTAAAAAATTAAAATCTATTAAAGATACTCCTATAATTATCTCCTCAGCAAGGGGTGATATAGGAAATAAAATACATGGTTTTGAGCTTGGAGCCGATGATTATTTAGCAAAGCCTTATGAACCTAGAGAATTGGTTTTAAGAATTGAAAATATTTTGAGAAAAACTTTTAAAAAAACCATAAAAATTGGTGATTTTTTAATAGATAAAGAAAACCGAACTGTTTTTTTAGATGATTTTCCAATTGATTTTACAAAAATAGAGTTTGATATTTTTATATTTTTATGTGAAAATTTAAATAAAATATCATCAAGAGAACAGATTATAAACGCAACTTCATTAGATATAAATACAAAAAATAGAACTATAGATATGCATATTTCAAATATAAGATATAAAATTGGAGATGATTCAAAAAATCCTAAATTTATAAAATCTGTTTGGGGTATAGGCTATAAATTTGTAGGATAAAAAATGTCAATCTTTAAAAAAATTTCTATTTTATTTTTTCTAAGCATATTTGTTATGGGTCTTATTGGTTTTTGGACTAATAATATAAATAATAAAAGATTAAATAAACTAATTCAAGAAAAATATTTGGCTATTGTAGAAGATATTATTGAAAATATTGAAAATAAAATCCTACTAAATAAATTACTTAATGAACACCACTTTAAAACTTTAAAAAAAAGTTCAGGTAAAGATTTTGAAACTCTTTATTCATCAAAATATGATTTTGGAAAAGTTGAAATTATAAAAGAATCTTTCGAAGATGAATTTATAATCCTAATAGATTATTTTGATAAAAAATATATTTTCAAAGCTCCCGATGAACAAAATATTATTGACAAATATATTTTAAATAGTTTAGTATTTCTTGATATATTTTTATTATTTCTTATTTTCGTATATATTTTAAAACTACTCTCTCCTTTAAAAGTAATAACTAAACAAATTAAAAATTTTGCACAAGGAAATCTTGAAACAAGAATAAATATAAAATCAAATGATGAAATAGGAACATTAGCAAAAACATTTAATACTATGGCTTCTTCTTTGGAAAATTCTATAAAAACAAGAGAAGAACTTTTAAGAGATATAGGACATGAATTAAGAACTCCTATTGCAAAAGGAAAATTTGCAATTGAAAAAATAGATGACTTTTCACAAAAAGAGTTATTGAAAAAGATTTTTAAAGATTTAGAACTTTTAACAAATGAGTTATTAGAACTTGAAAAATTAGATTTAACAAAATTAAATAAAACAACTTTTGATGCAGAAACTTTAATAATTGAATCTTTGGGGAAACTCTATTTAGATGACGAATCAAAAATTAATATTTTAATAGATGAAAATTTTAAAATCCAAGGAGATTTATACTATTTATCAATTGCCATAAAAAATTTGCTTGATAATGCTCTAAAATATACAAATCATCTTCCTATAATTATAGAAATAGATAAAAATCAAATCTCTATTTTAAATAAAGGTGAAAAACTTTCTAAAGAGTTTGAATATTATCTAAAACCTTTTACACAAGAGTTATCACAAAGAGATGGTTTTGGTTTGGGATTAAGTATTGTAAAAAAAGTAATAGATAGACATGATTTTTCACTTTCTTACTCTTACGAAAATGATTTCAATATCTTTAAAATAAATTTTGGTAAATAAATTTTTACCATTTTAAACAAATCTAAGTAATTTTTAACTATTATTTCAGCCTTTAGATTTGTGGTACAAATAGAGACAATTACTTTTTAATCTCAACTTCGGATAGTAATACTTTTAAAAAAAAGCATTATCCAAAAAATTTCAAAAATCAAAACATAATGTTGAAAGGATTTTGCATGGAATATTTCAAGCAATTTAGACAAACCTATATGGTTAATTTTTGGCGTCCAACACCTGCTGTTATAGCACTTGGAGTGCTTGCAGCTTACTATTTTGGTATAACTGGAACTTATTGGGCAGTTACAGGAGAATTTACAAGATGGGGAGGACACATCTTACAATTCTTTGGTGTTGATATCAGTAATTGGGGATATTACAAAATTATGAAGATGGAAGGAACTTCCCTAACTCGTATTGATGGAGTAATGATTATAGGTATGTTTGCTGGTTGTATTGCTGCTGCTTTTTGGGGAAATAATGTAAAACTTAGAATGCCTGCAAGTAACATCAGGATTGCTCAAGCTTTAATAGGTGGAATAATCGCAGGATTTGGAGCAAGACTGGGAATGGGTTGTAACTTAGCTAGCTTATTTACAGGTATTCCTCAATTTTCAGTGCATGCTTGGTTTTTTACAATTGCTATGATTGTTGGTGTTTATTTAGGAGCAAAAGTTACTATGCTTCCATTTTTCCAATCAAAAATCAAACTTCAAAAAGTATCTTGTAGTAAAGAGTTGCAAAAAGATGAAACACAAATAAAATCATTTTTTAAATTTGGTACTTTCGTATTTATTGCTGCAATTATTTGGGCTTTATATTTAATATTTTTTGCAAATAGTGAAAAACTTGGTATTGCTGTACTTTTTGGTTGTGCTTTTGGTCTATTAATTGCAAAAGCTCAGATTTGTTTTACTTCTGCATTTAGAGATATTTTTACAACAGGAAGAAATGAACTTGCTATCGCTATTATTATTGGAATGGCTGTTTCAACTATTGGTGTTTTTAGTTACATTATGATTGGAACTCCTGCAAAAATTATGTGGGCAGGACCAAATGCAATACTTGGTGGATTATTGTTTGGTTTTGGAATTGTACTTGCTGGTGGTTGTGAATGTGGTTGGATGTATAGAGCTGTTGAAGGACAAGTTCACTTTTGGATTGTTGGAATTGGAAATGTAATAGGAGCAACTTTTCTTGCATTTACTTGGGATAGTTTTTCAATATCACTTGCAACTTCTTGGCCAAAAATAAATCTTCTTGAATCATTTGGTTCTTATGGTGGATTATTTATGAATTATATTTTGCTATTTTTACTATTTTTATTAATTTTAAAATTAGAAA
Coding sequences:
- a CDS encoding LTA synthase family protein produces the protein MDSILIGIILTPIIISITLIPKYFKKTISKILYFYLFFWMIFLIFIENATFPFFLQYDVRPNYLFLEYLEYPHEIASLLFKDYKLELLISFIMMILASIVFLKKDFINFENSFKTSYLKRLILFIPLVLIAFLMIRSSIGHRPANISDALYSSNRVLNEITKNSLYNVGYAFYSYKKNEKNLADKYGKVSILEAYNLVSNTLNIDFNDASKPFNRLEKTHFKTDKPKNLVIFVQESMGAQFTSFAGEEKDLTPNLNNLANKNLAFTNLYANGTRSVRGLEALTSGYLPIIGDSVIKRNKSQSDFLTIAKLLKPFGYKSSFIYGGEGRFDNMRNWYLGNGFDEVIEQKDFKNPLFTSTWGVSDEDLVIKANEKFKEYNKNKEPFVTVMFSQSNHAPFELPDNKIEFIENLPKNDVKNAIKYADFAIGKFFELAQKEEYYKDTVFVVVADHNVRTYGDETIPISTFKIPAVIIASNIKQQFYNNLSSQPDVLATALDLIGLDLQYPILGNSIFNDKKNNINFMLFNDTYAFRKDNEVAVLIPNKEAKTFYYKDSKLQEKEHNKNLENTALALIHVLSDMYEKKLYR
- a CDS encoding phosphoethanolamine transferase, coding for MKKNFTDKGFTLIKISSQYKLIFFTSIFFTLFYNFSFFKNIINVYGFEGFNKIYIISTIILLISVFTLFFTLFASKYTTKTILILTLFISSFTAYFMDSYNVVIDSEMIRNSLQTNLDESLDLFNLKLIVYVFFLGIIPSFIILKTKITYNSTKIEIYKKFQTIFFSLTIIGLILFSFTKFYTSFFREHKPLRYSVNPIYWIYSVGNYINKTIDSKPLELKQIGIDAKIVENEEIEKPELIIMVLGEASRADRFSLNGYEKETNPLLKNEEVVSFSNISSCGTSTAYSVPCMFSIFDRTQYDYKKGISTQNVLDVLKNTKDVEILWRDNNSDSKGVALRVDYEDFKNPEINTKCDETECRDEGMIIGLDKYIKNHPNKDILIVLHQMGNHGPAYYKRYPKEFEKFTPVCKTNQLENCTQEEVSNAYDNAILHTDYFLSEVIKFLKPYSKDYEAAMFYMSDHGESLGENGLYLHGMPYFIAPKEQTNVASIFWASQSLKEEDIDIEKLKTYKDKEFSQDNLFHSLLGLFEVQSEVYNKKMDIFNDARKNK
- a CDS encoding phosphatase PAP2 family protein, whose translation is MMQEKINKQIAITTIFLIVVICIFEFTNLDIFIQSFFYDFNTKTWLIDKNEPILKLFFYDGFKKIFIFFSILVLISLIFFRKTNLIKEYKKGLLIVLLSTIFIPTIVVSLKNNTNTPCPCNLAIFGGDYPNIKLFDSYPKDFIQESKIKCWPAGHASMGFSLMALFFLFKTASNQKKALIISIILGCVTGAYKMLLGDHFLSHTLVTMILAWLIILIIVKIIKGKDFEKSTKI
- a CDS encoding diacylglycerol kinase — protein: MRNQPKYNFFKNTSYAIKGLIDLIKNETSFKIELIITLLLIPVIIFIDTNLTNKALMFITLMGMILAETINSAIERTVDLVTLEHHEMAGRAKDVGSAIVFISIFIFVITWLILLIDIL
- a CDS encoding DUF1924 domain-containing protein, with the translated sequence MKILLISALIATFSFSAVVDDYLDSLKQEVLKENPSFKGFDAKRGEQIFTSKHIGKKGKEISCTSCHGVDLSKSNENFFTGKVIEPLSPKANKKRFTDIAEIEKWMKRNFNDVYVREGTALEKGDVTTYIINQ
- a CDS encoding diheme cytochrome c encodes the protein MKKLIFLTFSASVLFASGLKVTVAPVNNELYIKECGSCHFAYPAGLLPSNAWNKMMNDLDNHFGDNASVDEKTFQSLSKYLNDNSAEKNMNYKRSKKIVESLTSNEIPDSISTTPYMKKKHKEIKKELITQKEVKGLFNCTACHQNAKKGIFSEEDVDIPNYGKWDKD
- a CDS encoding cytochrome b/b6 domain-containing protein, whose translation is MNKSYIWSLPTRVFHALFALFIILAFLSAEDEWLNYHAIIGYGVLILVFFRICWGFFGPKYSLFKDFPTGKKNVKDFLNHIFEEKQKYIGHNPLASYVMISMLIVAILAVLSGALLFGIQEGKGVFSFLNDSFFKKMELFEELHEVLSNLFIALIIAHLCGIFADKFLHKKQETLNSIVTGYKITSENESIKLNIYQKMFSLLMFIFFVGFLIFNIYNPKNLLVASKYETIDYKTQNELFVKECASCHTLYPPSVLPKKSWELIMADLENHFGDDASLDVESNKNILAFLLKNSAENSTMESSFKFLQSIKNQDIIAMSKTTYWEKTHKDLPKEIFNNEKIKSKANCKACHIDIEKGLIEDENIKNPLN
- a CDS encoding response regulator transcription factor; the protein is MKTLKILLIEDDLQMQKFIAEYLKDYGFDCNVFENPKDAIENFKKEDYELIILDLMLPDMDGFDLFKKLKSIKDTPIIISSARGDIGNKIHGFELGADDYLAKPYEPRELVLRIENILRKTFKKTIKIGDFLIDKENRTVFLDDFPIDFTKIEFDIFIFLCENLNKISSREQIINATSLDINTKNRTIDMHISNIRYKIGDDSKNPKFIKSVWGIGYKFVG
- a CDS encoding ArsS family sensor histidine kinase, with the translated sequence MSIFKKISILFFLSIFVMGLIGFWTNNINNKRLNKLIQEKYLAIVEDIIENIENKILLNKLLNEHHFKTLKKSSGKDFETLYSSKYDFGKVEIIKESFEDEFIILIDYFDKKYIFKAPDEQNIIDKYILNSLVFLDIFLLFLIFVYILKLLSPLKVITKQIKNFAQGNLETRINIKSNDEIGTLAKTFNTMASSLENSIKTREELLRDIGHELRTPIAKGKFAIEKIDDFSQKELLKKIFKDLELLTNELLELEKLDLTKLNKTTFDAETLIIESLGKLYLDDESKINILIDENFKIQGDLYYLSIAIKNLLDNALKYTNHLPIIIEIDKNQISILNKGEKLSKEFEYYLKPFTQELSQRDGFGLGLSIVKKVIDRHDFSLSYSYENDFNIFKINFGK
- the yedE gene encoding selenium metabolism membrane protein YedE/FdhT; its protein translation is MEYFKQFRQTYMVNFWRPTPAVIALGVLAAYYFGITGTYWAVTGEFTRWGGHILQFFGVDISNWGYYKIMKMEGTSLTRIDGVMIIGMFAGCIAAAFWGNNVKLRMPASNIRIAQALIGGIIAGFGARLGMGCNLASLFTGIPQFSVHAWFFTIAMIVGVYLGAKVTMLPFFQSKIKLQKVSCSKELQKDETQIKSFFKFGTFVFIAAIIWALYLIFFANSEKLGIAVLFGCAFGLLIAKAQICFTSAFRDIFTTGRNELAIAIIIGMAVSTIGVFSYIMIGTPAKIMWAGPNAILGGLLFGFGIVLAGGCECGWMYRAVEGQVHFWIVGIGNVIGATFLAFTWDSFSISLATSWPKINLLESFGSYGGLFMNYILLFLLFLLILKLERNYKQKLKNKGN